A window of the Isosphaera pallida ATCC 43644 genome harbors these coding sequences:
- a CDS encoding polysaccharide deacetylase family protein, translated as MILTFDDGLCTIRRAVPILERLGLSATVFLVAGRVGGWNDFPGCRIRVPRQRLLTWSECRELAERGIRFASHGWDHHPVTQLDSATLRDDLLRARERIAAELSAAFDDAPFAYPYGDWDRRTRRIVGEFHRIGLGTRLGRPRPSDCPLVLPRIDAYHLRNPDVAARWMGSWGDWWMVPRRSIRQLRTSWEKTRRWLSSSPA; from the coding sequence TTTGGAGCGGTTGGGATTGTCGGCCACCGTATTTCTGGTCGCGGGACGTGTGGGAGGATGGAATGATTTTCCTGGATGTCGTATCAGGGTTCCCCGGCAACGGTTGTTGACCTGGTCGGAGTGTCGGGAATTGGCTGAGCGGGGGATTCGCTTTGCTTCGCACGGGTGGGATCATCATCCCGTCACTCAATTGGATTCGGCAACGCTCCGCGACGATCTTCTCCGCGCGCGGGAACGGATCGCCGCGGAGTTGTCCGCAGCGTTCGATGATGCCCCGTTTGCTTATCCCTATGGCGACTGGGATCGACGGACCCGACGGATTGTGGGGGAGTTTCATCGAATCGGTCTGGGGACACGGTTGGGACGTCCCCGTCCGAGCGATTGTCCGCTCGTTTTGCCACGAATCGATGCGTATCACCTTCGCAATCCCGATGTGGCCGCGCGCTGGATGGGGTCGTGGGGAGACTGGTGGATGGTCCCTCGACGCTCGATTCGCCAACTGCGGACCTCGTGGGAGAAGACGCGGCGATGGTTATCAAGCTCCCCCGCGTGA
- a CDS encoding class I SAM-dependent methyltransferase → MVIKLPRVTKKRIRADWDDLICPEPSCWTPLDARLDGSLNECPRCGRLLTLTAGLPDVRDTSDRYLPLDAERRRAELLDTLAQRQHLSALDLARVYYAITGDPRRERFLAHLDRAEVRAEGLVSQICEHVPYGGRVLEIGCGSGGFLAAAARVRSDWRLEGVDLASRWLVVAKRRLRELGFVSGSTRTIGSGYTARASIRLIAAQAERLPFRHGWFDAAVADSLVEHLDDPQVVVTELRRVVRPGGRVILWSPNRRQWLDDPHGVRQSRSLRPPCIFSSASPSSPFWKPRCRTAREAASWFDCSAWSSVVVQPASVTRRWLSQAAHGWERLHSVYAVACRQSLLRSLLTEYGPLWQLTAIRSESNPCR, encoded by the coding sequence ATGGTTATCAAGCTCCCCCGCGTGACCAAGAAACGGATCCGTGCGGACTGGGACGACTTGATTTGTCCCGAGCCGTCGTGTTGGACCCCCTTGGACGCTCGTTTAGACGGAAGCCTGAACGAATGCCCTCGATGTGGCCGTCTGCTCACGCTGACGGCGGGTTTACCGGACGTTCGGGATACGTCCGATCGTTACTTGCCTTTAGACGCGGAGCGGCGGCGGGCTGAACTGCTCGACACCCTGGCTCAACGTCAGCACCTCAGCGCGTTGGACCTGGCTCGGGTGTATTACGCCATCACGGGCGACCCCCGCCGCGAACGGTTCCTTGCTCACCTGGATCGAGCGGAAGTTCGAGCGGAAGGTCTCGTGAGTCAAATTTGTGAACATGTGCCTTACGGTGGACGGGTTCTGGAGATCGGTTGCGGGTCGGGCGGATTCTTGGCGGCGGCGGCCCGCGTTCGATCCGACTGGCGACTGGAGGGAGTCGATCTGGCATCGCGCTGGCTGGTGGTGGCGAAACGACGACTGCGTGAGCTTGGTTTTGTTTCAGGATCTACTCGGACAATCGGTTCTGGATATACCGCCAGAGCTTCGATCCGCTTGATTGCCGCTCAAGCTGAACGGCTGCCGTTTCGTCACGGCTGGTTCGATGCGGCCGTGGCCGACTCCCTGGTGGAGCATCTTGACGACCCGCAAGTGGTGGTGACTGAGTTGCGGCGTGTCGTCCGGCCGGGAGGCCGAGTGATTCTGTGGTCGCCCAATCGACGCCAATGGCTAGACGATCCCCACGGCGTGCGCCAATCTCGGTCTCTTCGACCACCCTGCATCTTCTCCTCCGCATCACCTTCATCACCGTTTTGGAAACCCCGCTGTCGAACTGCTCGGGAGGCGGCCTCCTGGTTCGACTGTTCGGCCTGGTCAAGCGTCGTGGTGCAACCCGCGAGCGTGACTCGACGGTGGCTCTCCCAAGCAGCGCATGGTTGGGAGCGGCTGCATTCGGTTTACGCGGTCGCCTGTCGCCAGTCTCTTCTTCGTAGTTTGCTGACGGAGTATGGACCACTTTGGCAACTTACCGCCATTCGTTCCGAGTCCAATCCATGTCGATGA
- a CDS encoding PEP-CTERM sorting domain-containing protein: MLGWTPSRAVSMLMSLGMMVGVWEVPLASPAARAELMEPTPLQAEKAEQIVSALNFELYGRSDAPGIYSNGSLPVIFNLFQTSFVLNNPTPFGSPNWLSQDRIAAVSAQVISTVGNATHLDLIRIVTKWGTPEATFSVPNNVSFSGGRAGVGGIQLGTFGGDLNPNQPGFLAPNVLHRPTQNLRYDGQGTPAIGNDFGRLMYQSDGVQLTGFQVLLNTSYVARVFGLPAPPELGSVVLNLQRGGGSRIEALIFRPFGDDSSVDPVPNDGAVPEPGSIVLASLALVAAGVWRVYRPSQRQPIR; encoded by the coding sequence ATGTTGGGTTGGACGCCCTCCCGCGCAGTGTCAATGTTGATGTCGCTGGGCATGATGGTCGGGGTGTGGGAAGTGCCATTGGCCTCACCCGCGGCCCGTGCGGAATTGATGGAGCCGACTCCGTTGCAAGCGGAGAAAGCCGAACAGATCGTCTCGGCGCTGAACTTCGAGCTCTACGGTCGATCCGACGCGCCGGGGATCTACTCCAACGGAAGTCTTCCAGTCATTTTCAACCTGTTTCAGACCAGTTTTGTTTTGAACAACCCCACGCCGTTCGGCTCGCCCAACTGGTTGTCGCAAGATCGGATCGCGGCGGTGTCCGCTCAAGTGATTAGTACGGTGGGCAACGCGACTCACCTTGACTTAATCCGAATTGTGACGAAGTGGGGCACGCCCGAGGCGACCTTCTCTGTGCCGAACAACGTGAGTTTTTCCGGCGGGCGAGCCGGGGTGGGCGGTATTCAGTTGGGGACGTTCGGCGGGGATCTGAACCCCAACCAACCAGGCTTCCTGGCACCCAACGTCCTTCATCGCCCGACTCAGAACCTTCGTTACGACGGCCAGGGCACACCCGCCATCGGTAATGATTTTGGTCGGTTGATGTATCAATCCGACGGGGTTCAACTGACCGGCTTCCAAGTGCTGCTCAATACGTCTTACGTTGCCCGTGTCTTCGGCTTGCCCGCCCCGCCGGAACTCGGGTCGGTCGTTCTCAACCTGCAACGCGGCGGGGGATCGCGCATTGAGGCATTGATCTTTCGTCCTTTCGGCGATGACAGCAGCGTTGATCCCGTTCCCAACGACGGCGCTGTCCCCGAGCCGGGTTCAATCGTTTTGGCGTCACTGGCGTTGGTCGCGGCCGGCGTCTGGCGTGTTTATCGTCCATCGCAACGCCAACCCATCCGGTGA
- a CDS encoding class I SAM-dependent methyltransferase, with protein MSMTILGSARLETDPHLYFRILVHLEQGHWWWRLMAAIETAWLDRILIGRRNGVALDLGCGAGATLERLARRSELQRVIGVEPVAEALIHAHFRQSASISKNRIPYLVRGAGERLPVASQSVDFVMCLDVIQHLPIASRPALLLEISRVLRPGGHLVLRSNAPPLFRCRVSSVAREEQPIHPRELFKWCANAGLRVRRSSRANAVGSLYEELRALLKRGWRRSPTASGHPAGRGLVLDSNGDRTRSSRLAHAIAAWETAWVGRWGLPLPVGHSFWLHAEV; from the coding sequence ATGTCGATGACTATTCTTGGTTCCGCGCGTCTCGAAACAGATCCTCACCTTTATTTTCGGATTCTTGTTCATCTTGAGCAAGGCCATTGGTGGTGGCGCCTGATGGCGGCGATTGAAACCGCTTGGCTGGATCGTATCTTGATCGGTCGGCGAAACGGCGTGGCGTTGGATCTTGGTTGCGGAGCGGGAGCGACTTTGGAACGACTGGCCAGACGTTCGGAACTCCAGCGCGTCATTGGAGTGGAGCCAGTTGCCGAAGCGTTGATTCACGCCCATTTCAGGCAATCGGCGTCTATTTCAAAGAATCGGATTCCCTATCTCGTCCGCGGTGCGGGCGAACGCTTACCCGTTGCAAGCCAATCCGTTGATTTCGTGATGTGTTTGGACGTAATTCAACATCTGCCGATCGCCAGTCGCCCCGCCCTGCTTTTGGAAATCAGTCGCGTCCTGCGGCCGGGGGGACATCTGGTGTTGCGCTCCAACGCTCCACCCCTGTTTCGATGCCGCGTCTCTTCCGTGGCGCGAGAGGAGCAGCCGATCCATCCACGCGAGCTGTTCAAATGGTGCGCCAACGCTGGTTTGAGAGTTCGACGAAGCTCGCGGGCCAACGCGGTCGGATCGCTCTACGAGGAACTCCGCGCGTTGCTGAAGCGGGGTTGGAGACGAAGTCCAACGGCTTCGGGACATCCCGCCGGTCGGGGATTGGTTCTCGATTCTAACGGCGATCGCACCAGGTCGTCTCGATTGGCCCATGCCATCGCCGCCTGGGAAACCGCTTGGGTGGGACGTTGGGGCCTCCCACTTCCAGTGGGGCATAGTTTTTGGTTACACGCTGAGGTGTGA